The sequence below is a genomic window from Pelmatolapia mariae isolate MD_Pm_ZW linkage group LG9, Pm_UMD_F_2, whole genome shotgun sequence.
AACTTCCTCTCTGGCATTCAGACAACAAGGTGTGTGGTTTATCACAGCGCATATCAGAGTTtccatgtttatttttagtagTACCATCGGTTACTGCCAGCTTTGCTCAACTTCCCTTTCAAATCAAGAGAAGGAACAGATATTTCCTCTTCCAGCAGCAACAGCATTAGTCCAGATATCACTGACTGTGTCCTTAAATGCACGTACGAGGCAAATTCTAAATTCAATGAGGATCGTTTTTCATTTCCAAGCAGCTCcaaaagaaagcagaagcaAAAACTCTCCTTTATGTTATCAGCACACCAAAGACACCATATTACCAAGTGATGACAGGCAGTGAGAGGTGGTGTTTGGAGGGTGCACGTCactttttttttgattttacaTGGTTCAATGTAGGTTTCAGTAGCAAACTCTTCTTTAGACTTTATAGTCTGACACAGTCTGAGATCCTCctgaaaaacatgtttcattGCCAGCGCCCACAGCATTTGCATCTGCTGATCGAATCCTGTCGGTATTGGGTCTTGTATCCCACATTGAGCTTTCAGTCCATCAATCAGTAAAAACCAACAATGTTGTAGATTTAAGGTAAATATGCCTCTGAAAGCAGTTTCAAGTCAAACATCATCCAGAGTTGGGGGCAGAAATTGCACCTTTCCATCCTCAAAAGGGATAAATTAGGATTCAGTCATCTTCATTACCAAATAACAGGTCCTTTGGATTCATCTACACAATTTAACTCAacgcattaaaaaaagaaatcaagtgCAAAATGGCTTCCTTTATTTGTGCGACTGGAACTTGAATTCAATGAAACAACAAGTTTGTTGCAAATTTTCTTCCAGGTGAATTCTGAAAAGCACAAATGAAGACTCCACATCAGCACCATGCTTCCTAAAATAAAGGCCATTGGAAGTTCCTTTTGTTTTCCTTGAGGTGTCCTGCAGTCCACAAGTATTCATGAGAGTGACTTCCACTTTAAATGAACATGGATTCCTTGGAGAAACTTCTATGAAGCATCCCAGTCGTATGAGGTAGCGGCGCATAAGATTGGGTAGATCCCTTTAATTCCCCATAAGGGAACACATTTCCAGTACTGGTTCTGAATCTGCCAGTATGCAGATCAATTTAATCCGAAATCAATTTTAATATCAGATGACATGAAATTATTTGTGCTTTTTTCAATGCCAGTCTTCAAACTCCATGTGGCAGCTTCatagtttttttccttcttcacaAGATCATGAAAAGAAAGTGTGAACTTTCACCCCTCACCCTTGATAacgtcattaaaaaaaaaatactctacCTGTTCTGGTTTATGGGCCGACTCATGTCCACCTTGATGGTTAGCGTTTCCTCTGTTAAAACCGTCATATTATTGGCTTTCTGATTGCTCCATCCCTGCTGTCTTAAATGGGGCATTTTAGGGTCCAAATCCCTCCCTGGGGGCCGTTCCAGACTTCTAGGCTTTTCCTGTTCCCACTTTTGAAGTTTGTCTTTTTCTGCCCAGTTGGGCTCATCTTCAGTGTCGTCGTCATAGTCTTCCCTAACAGGGTGGTACCCTTGTCTCTTTTCTTCGCGAGGAAGATCTTGGTATCCCTGGGAGGCCTGCTGTAAGTGTGGGTGATTTCTTGGTTGTCCTGGCCGTCCGCTTTGATTTGGGTTGTACCTCCTTCTTGCTGGTTGAGTGGCACCTCTCCCCCTGTGATTCATGGGGCCACCTTGAACAccatatcttgctgcatttgaCCTGTCCTGAAGCACAGGGCTTCTCCTAGTTTCATAATAGTTTGATTCCCCCGAATTACCTTGATAACGGTGTTCTCGTGGATCTTCCTGATCATCCAACCTGGTTCCCATCTTCCTAAAAAGCTCCTCAGAGGAGCCCCCTGGACGGGGCTTCCTCTGTCGATCAAACTCAGGCTTGAGATCCCTGTGGTCATCAAACCTTTCCCATCGTGGCAGCTTTCTATTGTCTCGGATGCCATGATCGTGTTCAATGACAAGTGGCCCCGAGTACCGACCGTCTCCATGGGGGAGGTTCCCCCGAGTGTCTTCACCAAACTCATGTCTGGTTGCTTCCATTGAGTAACCCTGTTCCCCAAAGTCCTTCTCATTCCTGGACCTGTGGTGGCATAAGAGGAGGCGGTTCAACATCTTCACTTTTAAATTCAGACTGGAAATAATCAAACCTAAATGAATCAATATGTAATCATTAATGTATTATCACTGATAACACAAATAATGAAAAGAGgtcaaaataagacaaaaagaaCTTTACATTTCTCAGAAAGAAGGTAAGAAACTACAAGCCATGCAATATTTAACACTAGAGTAGTGTATTAGTGAAATTAAGGCATGAAGATGAACAGTGAGGAAATTTGCGCTACAGAAAATTAGAAGATAGGAATCTTCTACGTTCTTCATTTCCCGATAGTGCTGCAAAGCATTTTGCTTAAAATTTACCCAGGATGATTGACGTCATCCATTTCTCTTCTTTGTCTTTTAAAAGGGAGGCCCCTCTCATGATGTGGGTTCTCCCTTTGTCTGCCTCTATTAGGACCTTGAGTGAATCTCCTTCCTCTTTCCCCATCTCCTCCAACTCTTTGGTCGTCAGACTTCAAACTGGGACTGAGGTCTCTGAACCTCCACCGATCCCTGACCTGCTCCTCTCTCTTCCAGCCCATCCCCGAATCCCTCTGGTCTGAATGAGACCTCGGTGCCGGTGGCAACCTTTCCCTCGTGAACCTCGGAGGCGACCGACTCCTGTTTTCAAAATTCTGGAATTCCTCTCTAAACCCTTCTCTTCTCCTATCTCCATCAAATCCTCCATCTCTCACTGGGGGAAACCTCCATTCTTCATAGCGTACATCATGGCGCGGTGATAACCTCCTGTGGTGAAACTCCTCCCGGTCTTTGTAAGGCTGACGTTCAAATCGATGGTCATCTGTGAATGGAGGGGATCTCCTCTGCCCTTCTGGATACATGTCTTTACTGAAGTTCTCCCTGATTTCTTCAGAACCTTTCCGAAAGCGTTCCCTTCTGTCCATAGAAATCCCATCCAGATCTCCACTTGGTCTGTGTGGATCAAAGCCAGGTTCCTCCAATGGCAACCTCCTGAAAAAGtgaacatatatatattttttttctatcattttAGAAACAGATAGCACTGGAATTAATACATCAGCATctagaaaataattttaaatcaatttttgGGAAGCACAACTTCACTTGGAAGTACAATCTAGAACACTAGCAAGATAGTGTAAGAAAATAAGCAAATAAGTATATTCAAAACAATAAGGACTGCAATtaccagttttaaaaaatctgattcatttctaaaaatgtaatgaaacaACAATATACcagtaaaaatgacaagaacagtaacttaaaatcaataaaattagTAGAAATTGAACACTTGTGAGTTTAGCTGTGTTGGTTTACACCCAATAACAGATGATAGCTTGTCAGAGCTATTTaaactataaaatataaaactgtcTGAGAGATATTAAGGTTTTACGCCACACAGGACATTAAAATCAACTTCTCAAATTTTAAAACCAACTTTAAGGCTAATTGGAAGCCAAAATAATGACCTCAGTGCAGCTGTGACAtggtcagatttttttttctttaactaaGAACTCTGCCAGATAAAGTTGGTTACGGTGCTTTGCAATGTTCCCGTGAACAGAGCATTGCAGTCAAGTGGAAAAAAACGTACAGGCCAGATTTCCATCGACCTTATGCAACAGAAAGCTCCAAACCTTTTCAATACTTTTAGATGAtagaaaacagaacaacagcACAGTTAGAGCTGACTTTGAAAAATAAGGTCAGCAACTGAAATTTCCAGACTCTCAGCTTCGGCACCAGTGATCGCATCAGTTTGTCTTGTGCGTACACAGGGGTGGAGACAGGTAAACATATAACTGTGCCTCTTGACAAGTTAAACAGCAGTGGTCCTAAAAATGACCCCGTGGGAACACCAGACGATATAAAATATTCCCCAAGTAACCAAACACTACAGTCACACGCTAGAATGGGTgtataataaaagtacagttaGTGCAGCGTATTTACCTGTAATGTGGTGATCGAGACCGTGGTATTGACATTTTGTCAAccttaaaggaaagaacagcattttaTTACAACATCAAGAGTGCCGGGAAAATACCCAATTTTACAGTCAACTCTGCAGCAGGTGCTCAAGAGGACAAAACTCAGCCTTTCAACTAGTGCATTCGTTTCTGCAAGACAGCTTGAACAGGGCTTAAACTTCACTGCAGGCATGATttaaaacagttcaaagaaacgTGGTTATTAAAATAATGGACACATACGGTTACAACAACCTAATAAGGTTCAGCAAAAACATCGCACTGGTGTAGAACACCTGGACAGAGGTGGGCCGACACCTGACACTTTCCACCATAGTATGTATACTCTGTTTCTAATATACAGATATAAGCCAAACTATTTTAAAATCGTGTAACTCAGGAAACACTAGCTCAGCAAAATAGATTTGACAAAGTTATTAAAAGTGTCCTCTGCTACCACAGCtatataaaaataagaatcTTTTAACGTTACTCTGCATAAGCTAAACAAGCTTAAGTTAACATTAGTAACGCTCCCATCTTAAATATTATAATCATGCATTAACTACTTCCATCAAAAATAAAGTTAACCAGTATCCACGGCATTAATCGATTACTCATCCAAACCATCTGTAATGTAGGTTTTCAGACTGGATAAATGCCTGCAGGTCTCACATGACACCAACCTGAATATTTTCTACAAACTAAGACATTTAATTAACACACTGAGCACCAGGAACATCAGGGTCAGCGGTGCTTTAAGGGGCACACCGATAAATCGAACAACGCCCCTTCTTCTTTAATGTTACACAAACCACAGCTCTGGTTCCGTATGAGGAGCTTTTTGCTTTAAATAGCATCAAAAACAGCATCTTGCATGTCATCACACATGTTTCCTAAACTAAACAAGGATAAAGCTggttagcagctaatgctacgCAGTTCTCTTACCTTTGACCGCGACGCGCGACAGGCCAACCAACGGCTAACAACGCTAACTAAAACAAGGATAAACGCACCAAAATACGACCAAATAACAGATTACAAACCGAGATTACAATCCTATCTGTCGCTAAATTTAACCAAACGCCAGCTGCGTGCTACTCTTTCCGttaaacactgtaaataaagagacTGTGTGGACATTTGCTCCCAAAGATCCGCCAAAAAACCTGAGTTCAACACTTCCGCCACGGgcctttcaaaataagatgGTTTAAAGCCTCTTAAAAATATGTGCTAAATTTTAGCCACACCGTTACAGTTTCAACTTTAGTGAAAACTGTTTTACCATATTTACGATAGagatactttatttatttattttagctggaatattttattattgtaattaaaaatcaaattaaagtgAAGAAATAATCAATAATAGTTTAAATAAGTCGTTTCTTGTAGTttaggaaaataaaacaaaatatcaaaagactaaaaaaataataatagctttgttgaaattaatatttttgttatgTTATGTAATTTTGTTATCTAATTTTGTATTAAAATTTAtacttattttactttattgcatttattttgATAAACATGGACACAACTATGTTTATCACTGTTTACAACAGTCTGCAAATGTATGTGAAAGGAGGAGACTGGCTGCTGGACTTTTATGAGGGGAATGTTTTCCGTTTCCTCTTTAGTCTGTGTTTTAGTGGTGGCAGATTCTCAAACACAAACGTACTCAGAGAGCGCAAATCTCCGAAGGGCAAGGGCTATACTAAACTTTGATGTTCTATGATGTTTTTAATATAATACAGTGACATTATGGCATCATTGTGATGCCCTGAGgtgtttttgtattgttttgtaCAGCTCTCTTTATGCCCTTTTCATatgatgttgatttttttttcaaggttAACTTTGATTCAGGTTTTTACAatgaaggtcaaggtcaaaaGCCAGCCTGGGTACTCATGTCCGCCAAGGCCTACTATATTGTTGTGAACTGATCAATAGAAAACTGTGGGTAATATAAGGTTGTTACTGATTTTCATATTTGCCATGACCTTGACCTGATTTTCATCCAAACTAAATCCCTTCGAGCTGTTTTTGGTACCTACCTTCACACAAACTTTAGATTGCTAACAACAGACAAATGAAACAGATTATATATCAAAAcgatgaggtcaggcaggaaTCTTATGTGAatatgatgtttgcagatgacgtTGTGAGAGTAGGGAGCAGTTGGAAAGTCAGTCGAATAAAGTCAGAATAGAAAATTGAGCACAGAAGCATCCAAAGCAGCTAACAGTGCACAAGATGGGTGAAGAAGAGAGCGCGTGCAAGGTGGAGTGGCTGGAGATGAGtttcaggggtgatttgtgacagaatcatagcagcaagagtgaacgGAAAGGTTTAGGATGGtggtgagacctgctgtgatgtttgGCTTGGAGACAAAGTGGGGGAGGCCAACCTGGAGATGTTATGATttttcagagggacagctcagactggagacaaagtcagagagaCGAGGCTGAGAAGGTTTGAACACGTGCAGAGGATGGAGAGTGAAGATAGTGGATAGCTGGaactgccaggcaggaggaaaagaagatGACCACAAAGATGATTCATGGATGTATTGATGGGTTGGTGTGGCAGGTGTTGGTAGGGATGGGGTGAAATGGAACCAAATGATCTGCTGTGGAGCAGCTAAAAGACGAAGAAGATTGTGTGCCAATAAAATCATTAACCTTTCCCTTTAGTTAAAAGCTTTGCAGATTTGATAGTTTTTGTGGTTCTGATGCTGCTATAATCCAGCAGTCAGTGGTTTAAAAATTTTCATCAAAATCATTTTCACGCTGAAGGCTGAAAGCCCCAACAGGAAGTTTGAATCTGTTTTAACCTCCTACGAGCTGGTGTCCACATatcacatcacattttgggttgccaaaccaaaatactcaattttgctctacaagggcctgatatccacctACAAGGacactgccactgttctatcgaaactTAAAGCGAATGTCCTCGTATGTGGATCtgatttttctcagaaacaaaactcaggttaaaaaataaaaaaaatcttttacattcatcaggtcccaatcagcccaaacagcaaagagaaaataaaaatgcatgctatgaaagagttcaggtcttaggaggttaaataatgCAGAAGCTGATTCTggggtcaaaatcaaaaaaaGATTATCCATCCAGTTTTTGCAGGTGATTTTTAATTTCAGTGCAGCATCAAGTCAACACACAGTGAGATATAATGATAAAGAAAAGCGTCTGCGTTAAGCCCTACACTAGATCGTTTTCATATGAAGGTCAAACACTAAACATCTCAAACATGTCCCTGGCTTCCTTAATGAttcagttttccattcattAGTTTATTTATCCGGCTCACTGACACGAATGGCTTGATGAAGTTTATTGTTCGTTTTCAGCAGTTTTCCATGCACCACATTTACAATGATATATTCCACCAAGCTGCAGTGTCACAGAGTTTAAGTAAGATTAGAATAAACATTATATCCTTTATGTCTACTTCATACACAAGGGGACCCGGGGGACCCTCTGACGACGCGtttcagcacaatctggagGAGCAGTGAGCAAAcgtggagggagggaagctgaTGGGAGCGATAAAAATCAATGCGCTGGAGGTCGTTGGGGTGACAGGGAAAtgttttccttccctctgtGTGGTGCTTTGGAGAAGCAGAAGAGGCCTTGGTTCCCACAACAAGAAACCAAACTACCACCTCTGTAGTGTGTCTGCACAGGCTTACATTGTCATTAATGCCAAAAGAATAAATGATCTTATTTAtccagtaaaacaaaaaaacaaaagaaatgtacAACTGTTCATTTAGAAGGTTTGTTTTTGTATAAAGACGATCTATGTTGTAATAAATGGTACTGAAGATTACACCAGTATCTTCTCTTATAAGGACTTAAAAAcctaaatatgaataaataaataaataaatacattaaatcaacaataaaaaagataaaatcaaCAATAAAGATCTAaggaacttggaaagaaaacGATTGCCATGACTTAAAGGCTAAAGCTTTTCTGTTGCTCAAATTCCTTAAAATGTCCATAAATTTGAGTTTGGTTATTGAGTTTTTTACCTGTTGATATGAACACTAACATTTCTGGACGGTGGTTAACCTTTACTTTCAGGTAATCTCCTGTTAGTGTGAGCTAAAGGGCAAAAACTCCTCCTCGGGGAGTGTTTGTGGTTCTCGGCCTTTAAAATCAGCTGAAAGTGGACGTGCCTGAGGGTGACGGGGAGGATGCTGACTGCACAGAGGTTTAAGGCCTCAGAGGTGATGAGCTGCGAGGTGGTGAAAGCTGTTCTGAATCGGTGAGGTATATTTGATTCGGGGACGTGGGCTGGAGATTAAGCGTCTTCAGAGCGGTGTAACAAACATACAACTACTGTAAGTGCATACTATAAACTGCAGCTTGCGTGGTTACAGTCGGTGCCAGACAAATACACAACACGCTGTCTCAATATCCCCCCGCCCGCACATTAAATTACAAGACATGTAGCATTTTTCCCCCAGAAGGGTCGTATTTTTTCCTCGTGTTGGATTGTTGCTAGTCCTCAAATTGGTCCATCGGTCCAGTGATGAGCGGCAGAGAAACAACAGCTAAAGGCTACAGGTCGACAGCGGGTTCATCGTTTCAGTTTCTGATGGTTTCTCCTGCGTCAGGATGGAAGGAAATCTACAGCAGAGCAGGTCAGAGGTGGGATAAACACACGGGAACCCACAACCACGGCCATAAAACAGCTCGGCAAGCTGAGGATGCTACACACAGATTCACACAACAGCATCAGTCTCACGGCTCTCCTCCAGATCATCTGCTACAGAGCCGCTTCCTGTCCCCACCGTGACCGCCTCAAACATCTATTTACAACGGTTTCAAGAGCAGAGATGACAGATTAAAGCGGGCGAGTTATGTTTGGTGGCAGTGCAGCTGGGAAATACTGGATTCAGGCGTGGAGGGGAAGTAGCTCCAAGTTTTACAGCACAAAGTTTGGATTTGTTTGGGTTTTAGATGAATAAACTGTGACCTAAACTTCACTCTGTAACATAATAttcacatatatataaatatatcacATTACCTGCATGATTAGGTCAAACTGTGTTGTGTTTCTAAGAGCTGTAATTGCCCACCTGCACTGCCCTAAAATGTGGCCGGAAGCTTAACAGTGATGCGTGTGTGTGGTTTGGTAATACAGATGAGAAATCAGGTGTTCAGCAGTCGTTTCCTGTGGAGATGATGACTGTTGTTCTGGTCTCTTGGTCTGTTTCTCCTGGCTCCTGTTTTTAGCTGCCGGCCTCCTGAAAAAGGTCCTAAAAGAGAGATAAGAGACATTTAAGAACTTCAGTATGGCAAATAACACATTCTGCAAAACAAATACTTTatgcatatatatttatatttatattgttttttcctGTCCATAAGTAAAGTTTTGGGTTCAACATAACCAAAAGCCGGATTCTTTTAGTTCAACAAGCACATATTAAATCCAACACTTTAAAACAAATCCATGTTATTTTCATACATTGAAAAAAGCAGGCGTTCTTAGAGGGCCGAAACCACGACAGGACAATGGTGTGTTTCActgtatttaaaaacatgagatTCAGGTCCTGCAGTGTCTTCTTAGCTCAAAAGTTTGATTACATAACAGAAGTGTAATGACTCATATCATGGTTTCTTGTGCTTTTCGTACAGTCCTTTTTCCTGTACTGTTATTACAATTACAactaaataattattttgtatttgtataaAAAACATGTTATGTTTATGTTATGAATGGATGACTTCTAAATATAACAGCACTTCTGTACACGGTCCAGATGTTTACAGGCCTCTGTATTAGCCTTCAGCCTATAGGTCGCCTTCTTGGCCAaaccttttcattttttagctaatatcttctgattggctgctcctcaTAAGCAGGTGGCTTCTTAACCTGGGATGACTATATTAGAAATAATCCTCTCTATGGCATCATATCGTCTAAAACTGAGTATTTGCCTTTTTATTGGATGGAGTAGAGCAGTGAAGACAGACAGAACAGTGGGGACAGAGAGAAGTGAAAGGGCCACTACACTCCAGCCATATGTCGGGGGTCTCTGTTACCTGGCTACTGGATGTCCAGCTTGCTCGGGCCGACGCTGTGGATGAGCTGGGACGACTCGGAGGCGGCGCTGTACCCGTGAATCAGCAGGTTCTTGTTGAGGTCTCCGACCCCGCTTCCAGCCTGCATTTTGGGGTAAGGCTGTACCTCTGCAGCCTGCTGCTGCCCTCGCCCCGGAGCGTCATCGTCCATCAGGTGCCCCAGCGGGCAGCCGTCTGTTCCCTCGGTGACCGGTGAGAACTCGTGGGCGCTTGCTTGCTCATCCCTGGACACTGGACTGATGGAGACAGATGGAGAGCTTAAAGGAACAACGATGACAGAGACACAACATTTAGTTTATTAGAGCGTCTCGACAGGCAGCGTCAGTATTTAATGAGCAGTATTTGATCTCATCACAAACATCAGGCTCGGCTGTGGACATGAAGAATGAAGCCTTAAACCACACGTGAGATGAGAAGACGATGAATGGATTACAGAGTAAATGAAAAGGTGACCAGCAGGGCTAAACACCTCCTTGTTGTAATGTCACAGCAGTTCAGA
It includes:
- the zgc:112982 gene encoding BCLAF1 and THRAP3 family member 3, which produces MSIPRSRSPHYRRLPLEEPGFDPHRPSGDLDGISMDRRERFRKGSEEIRENFSKDMYPEGQRRSPPFTDDHRFERQPYKDREEFHHRRLSPRHDVRYEEWRFPPVRDGGFDGDRRREGFREEFQNFENRSRSPPRFTRERLPPAPRSHSDQRDSGMGWKREEQVRDRWRFRDLSPSLKSDDQRVGGDGERGRRFTQGPNRGRQRENPHHERGLPFKRQRREMDDVNHPGSRNEKDFGEQGYSMEATRHEFGEDTRGNLPHGDGRYSGPLVIEHDHGIRDNRKLPRWERFDDHRDLKPEFDRQRKPRPGGSSEELFRKMGTRLDDQEDPREHRYQGNSGESNYYETRRSPVLQDRSNAARYGVQGGPMNHRGRGATQPARRRYNPNQSGRPGQPRNHPHLQQASQGYQDLPREEKRQGYHPVREDYDDDTEDEPNWAEKDKLQKWEQEKPRSLERPPGRDLDPKMPHLRQQGWSNQKANNMTVLTEETLTIKVDMSRPINQNSPLCYSSDRQLSLDLVNVGRQRLDFLPMLEHSGTYQETAMHTGTFAQEIITLVHLVKEQYFRGDGITLNQRFSAPQEGSFSEEEMEELTPDEGFESNQGFSLDMVLSDDKPLFFSRPTQGVRLQPVRGPGDLRHDLERRRQEKLEGVKVTIAGSTMSQRPLGACSDSEMGYTDKMSHMDHRRRDGSTGPRRGALNRLNAGTQHGNSRFGFRKQNFRNSSAGPNW